A single region of the bacterium genome encodes:
- a CDS encoding arginine deiminase family protein: MTFGCQSMVAPLRRVIVKSPEVAFRNQSFIDSQWKQLNFVDRPDYEKAINEHEALTEILRSAGAEVLSLDFDRRTGLDSIYTHDPGIITDAGAILFQTGKELRRGEGPAMEDALRDWGIGILGRIDGKGTAEGGDMVWLDKRTLLVGHGFRTNAAGVAALHSMLNPFEISVFGFHLPYWQGPGDVLHLMSLISLLDEDLAVVYRPIMAVPLYELLVARGIKMVDVAEEEFNTLGCNVLALGPRDVLMVEGNPVTRSRLQEAGCKVREFSGKEIAYKGSGGPTCLTRPLLRA; this comes from the coding sequence ATGACTTTTGGTTGCCAGAGTATGGTCGCTCCATTGCGTCGTGTGATCGTGAAAAGTCCGGAAGTAGCTTTTCGAAACCAGTCTTTCATTGATTCGCAATGGAAACAATTGAATTTCGTGGATCGACCGGATTATGAAAAAGCCATCAATGAACATGAAGCGCTAACAGAAATTTTACGTTCTGCCGGCGCAGAGGTTTTGTCTCTTGATTTCGACAGGCGCACGGGACTGGATTCCATCTACACGCATGATCCCGGAATCATTACGGACGCCGGCGCGATCCTTTTTCAGACTGGTAAGGAATTACGGCGCGGAGAAGGGCCCGCAATGGAAGATGCCTTGCGCGACTGGGGAATTGGAATCCTTGGAAGAATTGATGGTAAGGGAACAGCGGAAGGCGGGGATATGGTCTGGCTGGACAAACGAACCTTGCTTGTTGGACATGGCTTTCGCACGAATGCCGCCGGGGTTGCTGCTCTTCATTCGATGCTGAATCCTTTTGAAATCAGCGTATTCGGATTTCACTTGCCTTACTGGCAGGGACCTGGCGATGTTCTTCACTTGATGTCTTTGATAAGTTTGCTGGATGAAGATCTTGCCGTGGTCTATCGTCCGATAATGGCTGTTCCTTTGTATGAACTTCTTGTTGCTCGCGGCATTAAGATGGTTGATGTAGCTGAAGAAGAATTCAACACGCTTGGATGCAATGTCCTGGCGCTCGGACCAAGGGATGTATTGATGGTCGAAGGCAATCCGGTAACTCGTTCCCGTTTGCAGGAAGCGGGTTGTAAGGTCCGGGAGTTTTCTGGAAAAGAGATTGCATATAAAGGAAGCGGCGGCCCGACCTGCCTCACACGCCCGCTTTTGCGGGCGTGA
- a CDS encoding S9 family peptidase, with protein sequence MKKRASYFLCLFLAVSFQILGPEKEVPLIPRKLLFGNPEKADPRISPGGTRIAYLAPSAEGVLNIWVATVGKKDNRMVTHDPVRGIYEFLWGYSDDHILFFQDNNGDENDHLKTVDLRNGTVRDLTPFKDVRATNLLKDDQHPEEVMIGLNKRDPRLFDMYRVNLLTGDITLEAENPGDVIGWTTDRNFKIRAATAFREDLSTAIRVRDSIDKPWRDLLVTPFERTPFLGQYNGGSLIAGFHENGKILYAATSLNSDTTQLVGIDVETGKILEILAEDPEGDMWETGDTYEVLMDKKSGTVQAAAFHYMKPRYKVISKAIERDFAILEKAESGVFKITSRDMKDSVWLIRYISDVKPDVYYIYHRAFRKLEPLIHVEPELEKYTLASQKGIQITARDGMKLVSFLTLPVGHEPKNLPFVLVVHGGPWHRDQWGFDPEVQWLANRGYAVLQVNFRGSSGFGLKYMNAGTGQWCTGSMQNDLTDAVKWAISEGIADPKRVAIYGGSYGGYATLCGIVYTPELYVAAVDMVGPSDVGYALKSFPEYWKPVKKRWIRRIGVDAEKDEENNRRISPLYHVEKIRTPLLIAHGSNDPRVKQEASDQIVAAMKEQKLPVTYVVYPDEGHGLSREPNRLDFYLRAEEFLTRYLKGRLEPAQKIDGSSAQVR encoded by the coding sequence ATTTCAGATCTTGGGACCTGAGAAAGAAGTACCGCTCATTCCGCGCAAGCTTCTGTTTGGCAATCCGGAGAAAGCCGATCCCCGAATCTCTCCTGGCGGTACTCGAATCGCTTACCTCGCGCCTTCCGCCGAAGGAGTGTTGAACATCTGGGTAGCGACTGTCGGAAAGAAAGATAACAGGATGGTTACTCACGATCCGGTGCGTGGAATCTACGAGTTTTTGTGGGGTTATAGCGACGATCACATCCTGTTTTTCCAGGACAATAATGGGGATGAGAATGATCATCTGAAAACTGTTGATTTGCGAAATGGAACTGTGCGCGATCTCACTCCCTTTAAAGACGTCCGCGCCACAAACCTGCTAAAGGACGATCAACATCCCGAAGAGGTCATGATCGGACTGAATAAGCGGGATCCACGGCTCTTCGATATGTACCGGGTGAATTTGCTCACAGGTGACATAACTCTGGAAGCGGAAAATCCCGGAGATGTAATCGGGTGGACAACCGACCGGAATTTCAAGATCCGAGCAGCCACGGCCTTTCGGGAAGATCTAAGCACTGCGATCCGCGTCCGTGATTCGATCGATAAGCCCTGGCGCGACCTGCTGGTAACTCCTTTCGAGCGCACACCGTTCCTGGGACAGTACAACGGAGGATCGCTCATCGCTGGGTTTCATGAAAACGGGAAAATTCTGTACGCTGCCACTTCCCTCAACAGTGATACTACTCAATTAGTAGGAATCGATGTTGAAACGGGTAAGATTCTGGAAATTCTGGCTGAAGATCCGGAAGGAGATATGTGGGAAACCGGGGATACTTACGAAGTTCTGATGGATAAAAAATCAGGGACCGTGCAGGCAGCAGCGTTTCACTACATGAAACCTCGTTACAAAGTTATCAGCAAGGCTATAGAACGGGATTTTGCTATCTTAGAGAAGGCGGAATCGGGCGTTTTTAAAATTACTTCCCGCGATATGAAGGATTCCGTGTGGTTGATCAGGTACATCAGCGATGTGAAGCCGGATGTCTATTACATTTATCACCGGGCGTTCAGGAAACTCGAACCGCTTATCCATGTTGAGCCGGAGCTGGAAAAATACACTCTGGCAAGCCAAAAAGGAATTCAGATTACCGCTAGAGACGGAATGAAACTCGTGAGTTTTCTCACGTTGCCGGTCGGACACGAGCCCAAAAATCTGCCTTTTGTGCTGGTGGTGCATGGAGGCCCTTGGCACAGGGACCAGTGGGGATTCGATCCGGAAGTGCAGTGGTTGGCGAATCGCGGTTACGCTGTGTTGCAGGTAAATTTCCGTGGTTCCTCTGGTTTCGGGTTGAAGTACATGAACGCAGGAACGGGACAATGGTGCACCGGGAGCATGCAGAACGATCTGACCGATGCTGTGAAGTGGGCAATCAGCGAAGGAATTGCTGATCCGAAACGAGTCGCAATCTACGGCGGATCTTATGGAGGTTACGCGACCCTTTGCGGAATTGTATACACCCCGGAACTTTATGTGGCGGCAGTGGACATGGTTGGACCTTCCGATGTTGGTTACGCACTAAAATCCTTTCCTGAATACTGGAAGCCGGTTAAAAAAAGGTGGATTAGAAGAATAGGAGTGGATGCGGAAAAGGATGAGGAAAACAATCGCCGGATCTCTCCCCTTTATCATGTTGAGAAAATTCGAACACCTCTATTGATCGCGCATGGCTCCAACGATCCGCGAGTTAAGCAAGAGGCATCGGATCAAATTGTCGCAGCGATGAAGGAACAGAAATTACCTGTCACATATGTTGTTTATCCGGATGAAGGACATGGTCTGAGCCGAGAGCCAAATCGATTGGATTTTTACTTGAGGGCTGAAGAATTCCTTACGCGTTACTTGAAAGGTCGTTTGGAACCCGCACAAAAGATCGATGGCTCTTCCGCACAGGTGAGATAA